A region from the Thermodesulfobacteriota bacterium genome encodes:
- the cas1c gene encoding type I-C CRISPR-associated endonuclease Cas1c: MKQLLNTLYVMTQGAYVCLDHETVKVEVEGKVQLQVPLHHLGAIVTMGNVMLSPFIMARCADDGRAVVILDRNGRFKCRVVGKTSGNVLLRQAQYEAVRDTDRASAIARNIVAGKVKNARQVLLRGARESDDQDEAAALRNAGDILSTALLHLKDTNDIDKVRGFEGESASVYFRVFDRMIKEDARETFKMNGRSRRPPLDPVNGLLSFLYTLLLGDCVSAVEGVGLDSQMGFLHALRPGRPSLGLDLMEEFRPVLADRLALTLINRKQITGKHFEVRTGGATYLNDEGRKTVVVAYQKRKQDEVRHPMLGENAPFGLLPHIQARLLARHLRGDLEAYTPVLYS, encoded by the coding sequence ATGAAACAACTCCTGAACACCCTCTATGTCATGACCCAGGGCGCGTATGTCTGTCTGGATCACGAGACAGTCAAGGTTGAGGTCGAGGGCAAGGTGCAACTACAGGTGCCGCTTCACCATCTGGGGGCTATTGTCACGATGGGCAATGTGATGTTGAGCCCGTTTATCATGGCGCGATGCGCGGATGATGGCCGGGCGGTGGTGATCCTGGACAGAAACGGCCGATTCAAATGCCGGGTGGTCGGCAAGACCAGCGGCAATGTCCTGTTGCGCCAGGCCCAGTATGAGGCAGTCCGAGATACGGATCGGGCTTCGGCTATTGCCAGAAATATCGTGGCCGGCAAAGTGAAAAATGCCAGACAGGTGCTCTTGCGCGGCGCACGTGAGAGCGACGATCAGGATGAGGCCGCGGCCCTGAGAAACGCCGGTGATATCCTTTCCACCGCCCTGCTTCATCTGAAAGATACTAATGATATCGATAAAGTGAGAGGATTTGAAGGAGAATCGGCCAGTGTCTATTTTCGTGTCTTTGATCGGATGATAAAGGAGGACGCCAGGGAAACCTTCAAAATGAACGGACGGAGCAGAAGGCCACCCCTCGATCCCGTGAATGGTCTCCTGTCGTTCCTTTATACGCTGTTGCTTGGTGATTGCGTCTCAGCCGTGGAAGGGGTTGGGCTGGATTCACAAATGGGGTTTCTCCATGCCCTGCGCCCTGGCAGACCTTCTCTGGGTCTGGACCTGATGGAAGAATTTCGTCCGGTACTGGCTGACCGCCTTGCCCTCACCCTCATCAATCGCAAACAGATTACCGGCAAGCATTTCGAGGTGCGAACCGGCGGCGCCACATATCTGAACGATGAGGGGCGGAAAACGGTAGTGGTGGCCTACCAGAAAAGAAAACAAGATGAGGTCCGTCATCCTATGCTGGGCGAGAATGCCCCGTTTGGCCTTTTGCCTCATATTCAGGCAAGACTCCTGGCCAGGCACCTGCGCGGCGATCTGGAGGCATATACGCCTGTCTTATACTCATAA
- the cas7c gene encoding type I-C CRISPR-associated protein Cas7/Csd2, which translates to MNIQNRYEFLYLFDCENGNPNGDPDAGNSPRVDPEDMHGLVSDVHLKRRVRNFIMQRFDNSSPNAIYIEHSTNLNKPIALAHEKANGAVPKESKSTKTQSLNARQWMCGNFYDVRTFGAVLSTGANAGQVRGPVQISFARSVDPIMPLDLSITRGAKTPTEKDIKSDASYQQHVEWEAKAPEDSLRTMGRKALIPYGLYVAKGFVSANLAKGTGFSDDDLKSLWEALLNMYDHDRSASKGMMSCRGLYVFKHVGTDSDQNQRIKQAMLGCAPAHKLLDFSSDRREIENTIMEIKKRKTVTGSTRSFSDYEIKVHRDRLPAGVELLAM; encoded by the coding sequence ATGAATATCCAGAACCGCTACGAATTCCTCTATCTGTTCGATTGTGAAAACGGCAACCCTAATGGCGATCCGGATGCCGGCAACAGTCCTCGCGTCGATCCGGAGGATATGCATGGCCTTGTTTCCGACGTGCATCTCAAACGCAGGGTGAGGAACTTTATCATGCAACGCTTTGATAATTCCTCGCCAAATGCAATTTATATTGAGCACTCCACCAACCTGAACAAACCGATTGCCCTTGCCCATGAGAAGGCCAATGGCGCCGTACCCAAAGAAAGCAAGTCGACAAAAACTCAGTCTCTCAACGCGCGACAGTGGATGTGCGGCAATTTTTATGATGTCAGGACCTTTGGTGCGGTTCTCAGCACGGGTGCAAATGCAGGCCAGGTCCGGGGGCCGGTGCAGATTTCCTTCGCTCGTTCAGTCGATCCGATTATGCCGCTTGATCTTTCCATTACAAGGGGTGCAAAGACTCCTACGGAAAAAGATATTAAAAGTGATGCCAGCTACCAGCAGCATGTGGAGTGGGAGGCGAAGGCTCCGGAAGATTCCCTTCGCACTATGGGACGCAAAGCGCTGATCCCTTACGGCCTGTATGTGGCGAAGGGTTTTGTCAGTGCAAATCTGGCCAAAGGCACTGGCTTTTCCGATGACGACTTAAAGAGCCTTTGGGAGGCGCTCCTCAATATGTATGACCACGATCGTTCCGCCAGCAAGGGGATGATGTCGTGCCGCGGTCTTTATGTGTTCAAGCATGTAGGTACCGACAGCGACCAGAATCAGCGAATCAAGCAGGCGATGCTCGGCTGTGCTCCAGCACACAAGCTTCTGGATTTTTCAAGCGACCGGCGCGAGATTGAAAATACTATAATGGAAATAAAAAAGCGCAAAACAGTTACCGGTTCGACCCGCAGCTTTTCGGATTATGAGATTAAGGTGCATCGTGACCGGCTGCCGGCGGGTGTAGAACTGTTGGCTATGTGA
- a CDS encoding type II toxin-antitoxin system RelE/ParE family toxin, with protein sequence MYDIYLERNAEKDLRKLNEEVFRKVVAKLKELSGNPRPPGSRKITGAKSDWRIRIGTYRVIYEIDENAKTLKIMRIRHRREAYR encoded by the coding sequence ATGTATGACATATACCTTGAACGCAATGCCGAAAAAGATTTGAGAAAGCTGAACGAGGAAGTTTTTCGCAAAGTCGTTGCCAAACTCAAAGAGTTGTCAGGCAATCCGAGACCTCCGGGGAGTCGAAAAATAACAGGTGCAAAAAGTGACTGGAGAATTCGAATCGGGACCTACCGGGTCATTTATGAGATAGATGAGAACGCAAAAACCCTAAAGATTATGCGCATCAGACACAGGCGAGAAGCGTATCGGTAG
- a CDS encoding type II toxin-antitoxin system HicA family toxin encodes MPKLKTLSGRDVIKILALFDFAVAARKGSHIKLVRTLADGEKQALTIPDHSELDKGTLKAIFRQASRYIPETELKPHFYSE; translated from the coding sequence ATGCCTAAGCTAAAAACACTATCCGGCCGGGATGTCATAAAAATACTCGCTTTGTTTGACTTCGCCGTCGCTGCCCGGAAGGGTAGTCATATCAAACTGGTTCGTACTCTCGCGGATGGTGAGAAACAGGCACTTACGATCCCCGATCATTCCGAGTTGGACAAAGGAACCCTCAAGGCCATCTTCCGTCAGGCATCACGATACATCCCCGAAACAGAATTGAAACCGCATTTCTACAGCGAATAG
- a CDS encoding 4Fe-4S ferredoxin: protein MCEFCIKHGEGKKWYENITNYTEEMFHQVNSEKKLKAYLKNFFHSLSIDVQRAYTWKKRLPRIYRLLVYPLVTRHLKKTHFGQIVPVEDIENILDKFPSVVRLPCICRKVTTGENKRYCFGIGMDLTPVFKDIPDFSDFDRLSSKEAKQYIRHLDAEGQTHSVWTFNTPFIGTLCNCDRDCMAYRFQLKMQIGKAMWKGEYVAGIDPLLCNGCKECLKRCYFDAITYDRQNAKCSVQSMNCYGCGICRAVCKNNAISLMNRSSVPQEAHDW from the coding sequence ATGTGTGAATTTTGCATAAAACACGGGGAAGGTAAGAAGTGGTATGAAAATATCACCAATTATACCGAGGAGATGTTTCATCAGGTAAACTCCGAAAAAAAACTGAAGGCATATCTCAAGAATTTCTTTCATTCTCTGAGCATAGATGTACAAAGGGCATATACATGGAAAAAACGTCTTCCCCGTATTTACCGTCTTCTTGTCTATCCCCTGGTTACGAGGCATTTAAAGAAAACACACTTCGGACAGATTGTGCCTGTCGAAGATATCGAAAATATCCTGGATAAGTTCCCATCCGTGGTAAGACTGCCGTGTATTTGCCGGAAGGTGACCACAGGCGAAAACAAAAGGTATTGCTTTGGCATCGGCATGGATCTGACCCCGGTATTTAAAGATATCCCTGATTTCAGCGACTTTGACCGGTTATCAAGCAAAGAAGCAAAACAATACATCAGACATCTTGATGCCGAGGGGCAAACACACAGCGTCTGGACGTTCAATACGCCGTTTATCGGCACCCTGTGTAACTGCGACAGGGATTGCATGGCGTACAGGTTCCAGTTGAAAATGCAGATCGGTAAAGCCATGTGGAAAGGTGAATATGTCGCAGGTATCGATCCCCTTCTGTGCAACGGATGCAAGGAGTGTTTAAAAAGGTGTTACTTTGATGCGATCACGTATGACCGGCAAAATGCAAAATGCTCTGTTCAATCGATGAACTGTTACGGATGCGGTATATGCAGGGCTGTCTGTAAGAATAACGCCATCAGTTTGATGAACAGAAGCAGTGTCCCGCAAGAAGCACATGACTGGTAA
- a CDS encoding Bro-N domain-containing protein — protein sequence MEKSIAVFKGKEIKRTLYKDEWWFVIADVVSVLTDSVDPSGYIKDMRRRDEDLSKGWGQIATPLSIQTEGGPQKINCANTEGIFRIIQSIPSPKAEPFKRWLAKVGYERVQEIENPELATKRTRALYKAKGYSDDWIEKRMRGIAIREELTDEWKKRDVKHEKKYAILTAEIAQAAFGITPDKHKKLKGLKRENLRDHMTDLELIFSMLGEAATTEITRVDDARGFDENKKAARKGGEVAGKARNDLEQKTGRKVVSKANYLAVPEARKKLGRK from the coding sequence ATGGAAAAGAGTATAGCTGTTTTTAAGGGTAAGGAAATCAAGAGAACTCTGTATAAAGATGAGTGGTGGTTTGTTATTGCGGATGTTGTGTCAGTGCTTACTGATTCAGTTGATCCGTCGGGTTACATAAAGGATATGCGACGCCGGGATGAAGATCTTTCCAAAGGGTGGGGGCAAATTGCCACCCCCCTTTCAATTCAGACAGAAGGTGGGCCTCAAAAGATTAATTGTGCCAATACGGAAGGCATATTCCGCATTATCCAGTCCATCCCGTCTCCTAAGGCCGAACCTTTCAAACGGTGGCTGGCAAAGGTAGGGTATGAGCGGGTGCAGGAGATCGAGAACCCCGAACTGGCGACGAAAAGGACACGCGCGTTATATAAGGCGAAGGGATATTCCGACGACTGGATAGAGAAGCGTATGCGGGGTATTGCCATCCGCGAAGAGCTTACTGATGAGTGGAAGAAAAGGGATGTAAAACATGAGAAGAAATACGCGATCCTCACTGCTGAAATTGCTCAAGCTGCATTCGGGATAACACCGGACAAACACAAAAAGCTAAAAGGGTTGAAACGTGAAAACCTCAGGGACCATATGACCGACCTGGAATTGATCTTCTCAATGCTTGGAGAAGCGGCAACAACCGAAATTACAAGAGTGGATGATGCACGTGGATTTGACGAAAATAAAAAAGCAGCGCGCAAGGGTGGCGAAGTTGCCGGGAAGGCCCGGAACGACCTTGAACAAAAGACCGGCAGAAAGGTGGTTTCAAAGGCAAACTATCTCGCTGTTCCGGAAGCAAGGAAGAAATTAGGGAGAAAATAG
- a CDS encoding type II toxin-antitoxin system Phd/YefM family antitoxin gives MKAKTKGEKLRSGKVKLGRTKPQIILKDGEPKAVILDINEYQELLERLEDKQDMEMLQKMREKPLKFRKLGEFLAEYAPNV, from the coding sequence GTGAAGGCAAAGACCAAAGGAGAAAAACTCCGGAGTGGAAAGGTTAAACTCGGCCGAACAAAGCCCCAGATCATTTTAAAGGATGGTGAGCCTAAAGCGGTTATACTTGATATCAACGAGTACCAGGAGCTGCTGGAGAGGCTGGAAGATAAACAAGATATGGAAATGTTGCAAAAAATGCGGGAAAAACCACTTAAGTTCAGAAAACTGGGTGAGTTTCTAGCCGAGTACGCCCCTAATGTATGA
- the trpS gene encoding tryptophan--tRNA ligase has product MAEPKRILSGMRPSGRLHLGHLHGVLKNWLSLQKKYDCFFFVADWHSLTTEYNNAGEIQGNIVNMVIDWLSVGIDPMKSTLFIQSEIKEHAELHLLLSMITPLPWLERNPTYKEQQEQLINKDLNTYGFLGYPVLQAADIIMYKANGVPVGVDQLPHVELTREIARRFNFLYKEVFPIPEPMLAEVPKLPGIDGRKMSKSYGNSIFLSDTPEEMSHKISQMVTDTNRMRRKDPGDPERCFAFALHRLYFPSVVLDEITDACKKATIGCVECKKRLASAVVSAMEPIREKRQSLLKKTEWVIEILEKGSHKARQQATTTMEEVRGAVWGTQRWNIKSN; this is encoded by the coding sequence ATGGCGGAACCGAAGAGGATCCTAAGCGGTATGCGGCCTTCAGGCCGCCTCCATCTCGGACACCTGCATGGTGTACTTAAGAACTGGTTATCCCTGCAAAAAAAATATGATTGTTTTTTCTTCGTGGCCGACTGGCACTCGCTGACCACAGAATACAATAATGCCGGAGAAATTCAGGGCAATATTGTCAATATGGTTATTGACTGGCTGAGTGTAGGCATTGATCCGATGAAAAGCACTCTTTTTATCCAGTCAGAAATCAAGGAGCACGCTGAACTGCACCTGCTGCTGTCCATGATTACCCCGCTGCCCTGGCTGGAGAGAAACCCGACTTACAAGGAACAGCAGGAGCAGCTTATCAATAAGGATTTAAACACCTATGGATTTTTAGGTTATCCGGTGTTGCAGGCGGCTGATATTATCATGTACAAGGCAAACGGTGTGCCGGTAGGCGTCGATCAACTGCCCCATGTGGAGCTGACCCGCGAGATAGCAAGGCGTTTTAATTTTCTTTACAAAGAGGTCTTCCCCATACCGGAACCCATGCTTGCCGAGGTTCCGAAGCTGCCGGGCATTGATGGCCGCAAGATGAGCAAAAGCTATGGCAATTCCATATTTCTCTCGGATACGCCGGAAGAAATGTCACACAAGATAAGTCAGATGGTGACGGATACCAACCGTATGCGACGCAAAGACCCGGGCGACCCGGAAAGATGCTTTGCCTTTGCCCTGCACCGCCTTTACTTTCCGTCTGTGGTTCTGGACGAGATCACGGATGCCTGCAAAAAAGCGACTATAGGCTGTGTGGAGTGCAAAAAAAGACTGGCATCTGCCGTCGTTTCCGCTATGGAGCCAATCCGGGAGAAGCGGCAGTCTCTTCTCAAAAAAACGGAGTGGGTTATAGAGATTCTGGAGAAAGGATCACACAAGGCCCGGCAGCAGGCCACAACCACCATGGAAGAGGTGCGTGGCGCCGTCTGGGGTACTCAGAGATGGAATATCAAGTCAAATTAG
- a CDS encoding site-2 protease family protein, translated as MEETIQRLVILVPAVLLAVTVHEVAHGWVADRLGDKTARLQGRLTLNPIKHLDLVGTVVFFLTQMIGWAKPVPVNPYNFQNPRRDMVWVSLAGPLSNLILAVCSAILYHLLAAGFSLGGGGLSTPLAFIAEPLLLMSYAAVRINVGLAIFNIIPIPPLDGSKILAGILPATLADSYARIERFGFLILLLLLFTGIIDRLVFPVIRMLTGLLLQSDMVFACC; from the coding sequence TTGGAAGAGACCATACAACGTCTGGTGATACTGGTTCCGGCTGTATTGCTGGCTGTCACGGTGCATGAGGTCGCGCATGGTTGGGTGGCCGACCGCCTGGGGGATAAGACGGCGCGTCTGCAGGGGCGGCTGACGCTTAATCCCATAAAACATCTCGATTTGGTGGGTACGGTGGTCTTTTTTCTGACGCAGATGATCGGCTGGGCAAAACCGGTGCCCGTTAACCCGTATAATTTTCAGAATCCCCGGAGGGACATGGTCTGGGTATCTCTGGCCGGTCCCCTTTCCAACCTTATCCTGGCGGTCTGCAGTGCGATTCTGTACCATTTACTGGCTGCCGGTTTCAGTTTGGGCGGCGGGGGTCTTTCCACTCCGCTGGCCTTTATAGCGGAGCCGCTTCTATTGATGAGTTATGCCGCGGTGCGCATTAATGTGGGGTTGGCTATTTTCAATATTATTCCCATCCCACCTTTAGACGGCAGCAAAATTCTGGCCGGTATTCTCCCGGCCACACTGGCCGATAGTTACGCCCGCATAGAGCGTTTTGGTTTTTTGATTTTACTTTTATTACTTTTCACGGGCATTATTGACCGTCTGGTTTTTCCTGTGATAAGAATGCTGACCGGGTTGCTGTTGCAAAGTGATATGGTTTTCGCCTGCTGTTAA
- the cas4 gene encoding CRISPR-associated protein Cas4 yields MDDFAIETSAEREPVHVSALNQYIYCPRRCALIYVEQTWDENIYTMRGRNLHENVDIDSSHIIAGIRYETALPIWSNRLNLVGKADLVEFHGDIPYPVEYKVGRRKSFENDALQLCAQAVCLEEMLGVPVPKGALYWHGSRKRKEITFTPAMRVRLEEVVSAVHKMIAERYVPPPVNDKRCKDCSLKESCLPHVVGNQALSRKAERELFVISVMKEG; encoded by the coding sequence ATGGATGATTTCGCCATAGAAACAAGCGCCGAACGCGAACCTGTTCACGTTTCGGCGCTTAATCAGTATATCTACTGCCCTCGCAGATGTGCGCTGATCTATGTTGAGCAAACTTGGGATGAAAATATCTACACCATGCGTGGACGGAATCTTCACGAGAATGTGGACATCGATTCATCCCACATAATAGCTGGAATTCGCTACGAAACGGCTTTGCCGATCTGGTCTAACCGGCTGAATCTTGTCGGGAAAGCTGATTTAGTGGAGTTTCATGGAGACATCCCCTATCCTGTGGAATATAAAGTTGGAAGACGAAAATCGTTTGAAAATGATGCCCTGCAGCTCTGCGCCCAGGCGGTCTGTCTGGAAGAGATGCTTGGAGTTCCGGTACCGAAAGGCGCGCTATACTGGCATGGTTCACGGAAGCGTAAGGAAATAACCTTCACCCCGGCCATGCGGGTGCGGCTTGAGGAAGTGGTTTCTGCTGTGCATAAAATGATCGCTGAAAGGTATGTCCCGCCGCCGGTTAACGACAAGCGCTGTAAAGACTGTTCGCTCAAGGAGTCGTGTCTCCCACATGTAGTAGGGAATCAGGCATTGAGCAGGAAGGCGGAGCGGGAGTTGTTTGTTATATCAGTCATGAAAGAGGGATGA
- a CDS encoding type II toxin-antitoxin system HicB family antitoxin — MKKIIQFHVYKGEKYYIAECIDLPVVTQGKTLDELAVNLKEAVELHLEGENLADYDLAPQPSILANLEIDSLVHA; from the coding sequence ATGAAAAAGATTATTCAGTTTCATGTTTATAAAGGCGAGAAATATTACATCGCTGAATGCATTGACCTCCCAGTGGTTACGCAGGGTAAAACGCTCGACGAACTGGCGGTGAACCTGAAAGAGGCCGTAGAGCTTCACCTCGAAGGCGAAAATCTTGCGGATTACGACCTGGCGCCCCAGCCCTCCATCCTCGCCAACCTCGAAATCGACTCCCTCGTCCATGCCTAA
- the cas8c gene encoding type I-C CRISPR-associated protein Cas8c/Csd1, with translation MLQHIVEYATKNIPHLQPGFGPKKVKWRITINQTGTAVVEPYGSSEDGSELERCPEYPANLLQSGGRCHFLVETLQVVLLLLGTNDDLEKYQGKHQYFIELLKMAATVTPELIKAADLFNDSHRIQSLSEYLRNAGAKPTDKVFFTVAGLDPLKHEPCLEWWSEFRKSLTIKEGNAALMLCFMSGEKVVPKATHPKISGLKAVGGRGQDILIGFDKKAFESLGLEQSSNCAMSEDAVNRYSKGLDHLIAKHSRMLAGAKVVHWFKEAVKPEDDPLSFLYEPPELTEAAAQASARQILESLRSGQRPAPSDNHYFALTISGASGRVMVRDWMEGSFEELVSRIEKWFADLEIVARDSGKLAPDPKFMAVCGAIMRDLKDLPAPTATALWRVALAGLPIPQPFIAQALARFRADLIDDKPFNHARMGLIKAYFIRKGGDHNMSAYLNKEHPDPAYHCGRLLAVLASLQRAALGDVGAGVVQRYYVAASQTPGLTIGRLVANAQNHLNKLDGGLAFRYQEQLAEVHSRLGDRIPRTLGLEGQSLFALGYYQQIAANRAGKNTKTNETNEGGN, from the coding sequence ATGTTACAGCATATTGTTGAATATGCCACAAAGAACATACCTCATTTGCAGCCGGGTTTCGGACCTAAAAAAGTCAAATGGAGAATCACAATTAACCAAACCGGAACCGCTGTCGTTGAACCTTATGGCAGTAGTGAAGATGGTAGCGAGTTGGAGAGATGTCCTGAGTATCCCGCAAACCTTCTACAAAGTGGTGGACGCTGCCATTTTTTGGTAGAGACTTTGCAAGTGGTACTTCTCCTACTTGGTACTAATGACGATTTGGAAAAGTATCAAGGGAAACACCAGTATTTCATCGAACTGTTGAAGATGGCTGCAACTGTAACCCCGGAGTTGATTAAGGCGGCAGATTTATTCAACGATAGTCACAGAATTCAATCGTTAAGTGAGTATCTACGGAATGCAGGGGCAAAACCCACCGATAAAGTATTCTTTACAGTTGCTGGACTTGATCCACTCAAACACGAGCCTTGCCTTGAATGGTGGTCAGAATTCAGAAAATCTCTGACAATCAAAGAGGGAAATGCTGCGCTTATGCTCTGCTTTATGAGTGGCGAGAAAGTTGTTCCGAAAGCGACTCACCCCAAAATATCCGGTCTCAAAGCTGTAGGGGGAAGAGGCCAAGACATCCTGATAGGGTTTGACAAAAAAGCTTTTGAATCGCTTGGATTGGAACAGTCATCGAACTGCGCCATGTCTGAAGATGCAGTGAATCGGTACTCTAAAGGCCTTGACCATCTCATTGCCAAACACTCGCGAATGTTAGCCGGTGCGAAGGTTGTTCACTGGTTCAAAGAGGCTGTCAAACCAGAAGATGATCCGTTGTCCTTTTTGTATGAGCCGCCGGAACTGACCGAAGCGGCAGCCCAGGCTTCAGCCCGCCAGATTCTTGAGTCGTTGCGCAGTGGTCAACGGCCAGCTCCTTCCGACAACCATTATTTCGCGCTGACAATATCTGGCGCATCGGGGCGCGTCATGGTGCGCGACTGGATGGAGGGAAGCTTCGAGGAACTTGTCAGCAGGATCGAGAAGTGGTTCGCGGATTTAGAAATCGTTGCAAGAGATAGCGGCAAGCTTGCTCCTGATCCTAAGTTTATGGCCGTCTGCGGCGCAATCATGCGGGATTTGAAGGACCTTCCAGCGCCAACGGCAACGGCCCTCTGGCGCGTCGCACTTGCCGGATTACCGATTCCGCAGCCGTTTATCGCCCAGGCTCTAGCCCGATTCCGCGCCGATCTCATTGACGACAAGCCATTCAACCATGCCCGAATGGGCTTAATCAAAGCATACTTCATTCGCAAAGGAGGAGATCATAACATGAGTGCTTATCTGAACAAGGAACATCCCGATCCGGCTTATCACTGCGGACGTCTTCTGGCCGTTCTGGCAAGTCTGCAACGTGCAGCTTTGGGAGATGTCGGAGCCGGCGTCGTGCAACGCTACTATGTTGCGGCCAGCCAGACACCGGGCTTGACTATTGGCAGGCTTGTAGCCAATGCACAAAATCACTTAAACAAGCTAGATGGGGGGTTGGCCTTCCGGTACCAGGAGCAGCTTGCCGAGGTTCATTCACGTCTTGGGGATAGAATCCCCCGTACCCTTGGCCTTGAAGGACAGAGCCTCTTCGCCCTTGGCTACTACCAGCAGATCGCAGCTAATCGGGCGGGCAAAAATACCAAAACCAATGAAACCAACGAAGGAGGCAACTAA
- the cas2 gene encoding CRISPR-associated endonuclease Cas2, whose translation MWVIVAYDVSTDTKPGRRRLRRVAQVCKDYGQRVQKSVFECQVNEMKFEELRRNLLKEINKEEDNLRLYRLVEPRDNYVEEYGQARTIFFDDPLII comes from the coding sequence ATGTGGGTTATTGTGGCCTACGATGTAAGCACTGATACAAAACCCGGCCGCAGACGCCTGCGGCGTGTAGCCCAGGTCTGCAAAGACTACGGCCAACGGGTGCAAAAGTCTGTCTTTGAATGCCAGGTCAATGAGATGAAATTTGAAGAATTACGCAGGAACCTATTAAAAGAAATCAATAAGGAGGAAGACAATCTCCGGCTCTATCGGTTGGTAGAACCCCGTGACAATTATGTAGAAGAATATGGACAGGCACGAACGATTTTCTTTGATGATCCTCTGATAATTTAG
- a CDS encoding segregation/condensation protein A gives MEYQVKLDAFEGPLDLLLHLIKKNKVNIYDIPIAVITRQYLEYLDLMRVLNIEVAGEFLVMAATLAHIKSRMLLPQPQAEDEEDPRLEILRPLLELLEIQDVAEELVKRPLLDRDVFCRDFVPDEVKEGDEEKEPATFAVGIFDLIDAFRRLMEKEDVEHFMDITLTRISLSEKIDEILNRLSPGKPVFFHTLFTGTLTRRGMILTFIALLEIARLGLIRIWQRPAGGEIELQLK, from the coding sequence ATGGAATATCAAGTCAAATTAGATGCCTTTGAGGGCCCGCTGGATTTACTCCTCCATCTCATTAAAAAGAACAAAGTCAATATCTACGATATCCCCATTGCTGTAATAACCCGGCAATACCTGGAATATCTCGACCTCATGCGTGTTCTCAACATTGAGGTGGCCGGAGAGTTTCTGGTTATGGCGGCCACCCTTGCCCATATCAAATCGCGCATGCTCCTCCCCCAACCTCAGGCAGAAGATGAAGAAGACCCCCGTCTGGAAATTCTACGTCCCTTGCTGGAACTTTTGGAGATACAGGACGTCGCCGAGGAACTGGTGAAACGCCCCCTGCTGGACAGGGATGTCTTTTGCCGCGATTTTGTGCCGGATGAAGTAAAGGAAGGAGATGAGGAAAAGGAGCCGGCCACATTTGCCGTGGGGATCTTTGACTTGATAGACGCCTTTCGCCGCCTGATGGAAAAAGAGGACGTTGAGCATTTCATGGATATTACCCTGACCCGGATTAGTCTAAGTGAAAAGATTGATGAGATATTAAACCGTCTTTCGCCGGGTAAGCCTGTTTTTTTTCATACCCTTTTTACCGGTACATTGACCCGCCGCGGGATGATCCTTACCTTTATCGCCTTACTTGAAATAGCCCGTTTGGGCCTGATTCGTATCTGGCAGCGCCCTGCCGGCGGCGAAATAGAGCTTCAACTTAAATAG